A part of Setaria viridis chromosome 8, Setaria_viridis_v4.0, whole genome shotgun sequence genomic DNA contains:
- the LOC117834033 gene encoding probable arabinosyltransferase ARAD1 translates to MAPRGRTLLLPLAAATVLVASTIFVVACAGARWRPADTGLPVPPHAFSAAAVPVTATASSNTTPGARKELSFLDENGHPDDPGSSSGSDAGAAGCDPRGAAVRVFMYDMPPEFHFGLLGWSPPSPDSVWPDLSTPPPRYPGGLNQQHSVEYWLTLDLLSSSSAPCGPAVRVADSRDADLVFVPFFASLSYNRHSRPVPPEKVARDKALQEKLVRYLSARPEWKRYGGADHVIVAHHPNSLLHARGPLSPAVFVLSDFGRYHPRVASLEKDVIAPYKHMAKTFVNDSAGFDNRPTLLYFRGAIYRKEGGSIRQELYYMLKDEKNVYFSFGSVQDHGASKASQGMHSSKFCLNIAGDTPSSNRLFDAIVSHCVPVIISDDIELPYEDVLNYSKFSIFVRSSDAVKKGYLMRLISGVSKQQWTRMWNRLKEVDKHFEYQYPSQKDDAVQMIWQALARRVPAIQLKVHRSSRFSRSGRGK, encoded by the exons ATGGCGCCCCGCGgccgcaccctcctcctcccgctcgccgccgccaccgtacTCGTCGCCTCCACCATCTTCGTCGTCGCCTGCGCCGGCGCGCGCTGGCGCCCCGCCGACACCGGCCTCCCCGTCCCGCCCCACGCCTTCTCCGCCGCGGCTGTCCCCGTGaccgccaccgcttcctccaACACCACCCCCGGCGCCCGCAAGGAACTCTCTTTCCTTGACGAGAACGGCCACCCTGACGACCCGGGCTCGTCCTCCGGctcggacgccggcgccgcgggatGCGACCCGCGCGGTGCTGCCGTCAGGGTCTTCATGTACGACATGCCGCCCGAGTTCCACTTCGGCCTCCTCGGCTGGTCCCCGCCCTCCCCCGACTCCGTCTGGCCGGAcctctccacgccgccgccgcgctaccCCGGGGGGCTCAACCAGCAGCACAGCGTCGAGTACTGGCTCACGCTCGACCTcctctcctcgtcctccgcTCCCTGCGGCCCCGCCGTGCGGGTCGCCGACTCCCGCGACGCCGACCTCGTCTTCGTCCCCTTCTTCGCCTCCCTCAGCTACAACCGCCACTCCAGGCCCGTGCCGCCAGAGAAGGTGGCCAGGGACAAGGCACTGCAGGAGAAGCTCGTCAGGTACCTCAGTGCGCGGCCGGAGTGGAAGAGGTACGGTGGCGCCGACCACGTCATCGTCGCGCACCACCCCAACAGCTTGCTGCACGCCCGGGGGCCGCTATCGCCGGCGGTCTTTGTGCTGTCAGACTTCGGGAGGTACCACCCCAGGGTGGCCAGCTTGGAGAAGGATGTCATTGCGCCATACAAGCACATGGCCAAGACGTTCGTCAATGACTCGGCTGGGTTTGATAACCGGCCGACATTGTTGTACTTCCGAGGAGCCATTTACAGGAAGGAG GGAGGGAGCATTCGACAGGAGCTATATTACATGCTCAAAGACGAAAAGAATGTTTATTTTTCCTTTGGAAGTGTCCAGGACCATGGGGCCAGCAAAGCCAGCCAAGGAATGCACTCATCAAAATTTTGCCTAAACATTGCTGGGGACACCCCTTCTTCCAATCGTCTGTTTGATGCGATAGTGAGCCACTGTGTCCCTGTTATCATCAGTGATGACATTGAGCTACCTTACGAGGATGTATTGAATTATTCAAAGTTCTCCATCTTTGTCCGATCGTCAGATGCTGTTAAAAAGGGTTACCTGATGAGACTGATTAGTGGTGTAAGCAAGCAACAATGGACAAGGATGTGGAATAGGCTCAAAGAGGTGGATAAACATTTTGAGTATCAGTATCCATCCCAGAAGGATGATGCAGTCCAGATGATCTGGCAAGCACTGGCTAGAAGGGTTCCAGCAATTCAGCTGAAGGTGCATAGATCTAGTAGATTTTCAAGATCTGGCAgaggaaaataa